One part of the Fusobacterium pseudoperiodonticum genome encodes these proteins:
- the gpmA gene encoding 2,3-diphosphoglycerate-dependent phosphoglycerate mutase, with translation MKLVLIRHGESAWNLENRFTGWKDVDLSPKGIEEAKAAGKILKEMNLTFDVAYTSYLKRAIKTLNIVLEEMDELYIPVYKSWRLNERHYGALQGLNKAETAKKYGDEQVHIWRRSFDIAPPSIDKDSEYYPKSDRRYADLPDSEIPLGESLKDTIARVLPYWHSDISKSLQEGKNVIVAAHGNSLRALIKYLLNISNEDILNLNLVTGKPMVFEIDKDLKVISAPELF, from the coding sequence ATGAAATTAGTTTTAATTCGTCATGGTGAAAGTGCTTGGAACTTAGAAAATAGATTTACAGGGTGGAAGGACGTTGACTTAAGCCCTAAAGGAATTGAAGAAGCTAAGGCTGCTGGAAAAATCTTAAAAGAAATGAATTTAACATTTGATGTTGCATACACTTCTTACCTAAAAAGAGCTATAAAAACTCTAAATATAGTTTTAGAAGAAATGGACGAACTATACATTCCTGTGTATAAATCTTGGAGATTAAATGAAAGACATTATGGAGCTTTACAAGGATTAAATAAAGCTGAAACTGCTAAAAAATATGGAGATGAACAAGTTCATATCTGGCGTCGTAGCTTTGATATAGCTCCTCCATCAATAGATAAAGATAGCGAATATTATCCAAAATCTGATAGAAGATATGCAGATCTTCCAGATTCTGAAATCCCTTTAGGTGAAAGCTTAAAAGATACTATAGCAAGAGTTTTACCATACTGGCATTCAGATATTTCTAAGAGCTTACAAGAAGGTAAAAATGTTATAGTTGCTGCTCACGGAAACAGTTTAAGAGCTTTAATAAAATACTTATTAAATATTTCAAATGAAGATATTTTAAATCTAAATTTAGTTACTGGTAAACCTATGGTATTTGAAATAGATAAAGATTTAAAAGTAATATCTGCACCTGAATTATTCTAA
- a CDS encoding Fic family protein produces MNKILEILLEEKAIKLKGGLYHLTQINFSYNSNHIEGSKLTEDETRYIYETNSFIGDKEKIVSIDDINETVNHFKCFDYILENIDILDEKLIKNLHKILKNNTSDSQKEWFKVGDYKLKANFIGDTKTTSPSNVKKEMKKLLEEYNSKNNITFDDIIDFHYKFETIHPFQDGNGRVGRLIMFKECLKNNIIPFIIDEEHKLFYYRGLKNYKEDKAYLIETCLSAQDRYIKLLDELEINVK; encoded by the coding sequence ATGAATAAAATTTTAGAGATTTTATTAGAAGAGAAAGCAATTAAACTAAAAGGTGGTCTTTATCATTTAACACAAATTAATTTTTCATATAATTCAAATCACATTGAAGGAAGTAAGCTAACAGAAGATGAGACAAGATATATTTATGAAACAAACTCTTTTATAGGAGATAAAGAAAAAATTGTATCTATAGATGATATAAATGAAACAGTTAATCATTTTAAATGTTTTGATTATATACTAGAAAATATAGATATTTTAGATGAGAAATTAATAAAAAATTTACATAAGATTTTAAAAAATAATACTTCTGATTCACAAAAAGAATGGTTTAAAGTAGGTGACTATAAATTAAAAGCAAATTTTATTGGTGACACAAAAACGACAAGTCCTAGTAATGTAAAAAAAGAAATGAAAAAATTACTTGAGGAATATAATTCAAAGAATAATATAACATTTGATGATATTATAGATTTCCACTATAAGTTTGAAACTATTCATCCTTTCCAAGATGGAAATGGAAGAGTTGGTAGACTGATTATGTTTAAAGAATGTCTAAAAAATAATATTATTCCTTTTATTATAGATGAGGAACATAAATTATTTTATTATAGAGGTTTAAAAAATTATAAAGAAGATAAAGCTTATCTAATTGAAACTTGTCTTTCAGCACAAGATAGATATATAAAATTACTAGATGAATTAGAAATTAATGTTAAATAA
- a CDS encoding DUF4241 domain-containing protein — protein sequence MQATKEWLEKWEKVKNKLQPNSNLLDYFALKEIAGKEVDVMDIGPCSIPTGEFLVADPLVYLVSKYETEYFQKIPTGEFRTEVCVVKATDGDCDRYAAVRLKFNDNEVSYFEEAMKGTEDLENINEGDFFGFNVDAGLACICDKKLHELYCEFDKKWCDENPDGNTYDDYFADLFKKSYEDNPKYQRDGGDWINWTIPGTDYHLPMFQSGFGDGAYPVYLAYDKDGNVCQLIVELIDIELAYSDIDDEEEE from the coding sequence ATGCAAGCAACAAAAGAATGGTTAGAAAAATGGGAAAAGGTAAAAAATAAATTACAACCTAATAGTAATCTTTTAGATTATTTCGCTTTAAAGGAAATTGCTGGAAAAGAAGTAGATGTTATGGATATAGGGCCTTGCTCTATTCCAACAGGAGAATTTTTAGTTGCTGATCCTCTTGTTTATTTAGTTAGTAAATATGAAACAGAATATTTTCAAAAAATTCCAACAGGAGAGTTTAGAACAGAAGTTTGTGTTGTAAAAGCTACTGATGGAGATTGTGATAGATATGCAGCAGTTAGATTGAAATTTAATGATAATGAAGTTAGTTATTTTGAAGAAGCAATGAAGGGAACAGAAGACTTAGAAAATATTAATGAAGGAGATTTTTTTGGTTTTAATGTTGATGCGGGACTAGCTTGTATTTGTGATAAAAAATTACATGAACTATATTGTGAATTTGATAAAAAATGGTGTGACGAAAATCCTGATGGAAATACTTATGATGATTATTTTGCAGATTTATTCAAAAAGAGTTATGAAGATAACCCTAAGTATCAAAGAGATGGAGGAGATTGGATAAATTGGACTATACCTGGAACGGATTATCATTTACCTATGTTTCAATCTGGTTTTGGAGATGGAGCATACCCTGTATACTTAGCTTACGATAAAGATGGAAATGTATGTCAACTTATTGTAGAACTTATTGACATTGAACTAGCTTATTCTGATATTGATGATGAAGAGGAAGAATAA
- a CDS encoding cell surface protein, with amino-acid sequence MFWKLLGAVSLFNLLKSNENKNNNLEYEIEELTEKLGNIEKEQKKSNLKREIRSLKYRISEIDKEIYDGDLTVEDPYFHSLCEEVAPLELRLLDLEFELEKLEDY; translated from the coding sequence ATGTTTTGGAAATTATTGGGAGCTGTTTCTTTATTCAATTTATTAAAATCTAATGAAAATAAAAATAATAATTTAGAGTATGAAATTGAAGAATTAACAGAAAAACTTGGGAATATTGAAAAAGAGCAAAAAAAATCGAACTTAAAAAGGGAAATAAGAAGTTTAAAATATAGAATATCTGAAATAGATAAGGAAATATATGATGGAGATTTGACTGTAGAAGATCCATATTTTCATAGTTTATGCGAAGAAGTTGCTCCCTTAGAATTGAGATTACTTGATCTTGAATTTGAATTAGAGAAGTTGGAAGATTATTAA
- a CDS encoding DUF2262 domain-containing protein, which produces MQEQEIIALINSKGAFILEDSKANAELIAYVDCKTDELFETSAKIEWEVSDKISLEDIKRFKIYHLKVKDLGENTFLLIDILQKDVNNTLLENTLKECEQNASVTVEEPNLGKFVLDKTTKSLHSKLKWLSEKEEIDVYLNINEDNRINTLKKVGAFFITLEKVFKDKKNWDNKLKTYAAEHLADLATELRKNSKSLFKFLKVWKWYFIAKMKLVSLAVETDGEIVATFDDRKLFLGHKIIVKANANSNEISSATVENFNIEDYKKIEVNESKTEIKEDNKEE; this is translated from the coding sequence ATGCAAGAACAAGAGATAATAGCCCTTATAAATTCTAAAGGTGCATTTATATTAGAGGATTCTAAGGCAAATGCTGAGCTTATAGCATATGTTGACTGCAAAACTGATGAGTTATTTGAAACATCTGCTAAAATTGAATGGGAAGTATCAGATAAAATTTCTTTAGAAGATATAAAGAGATTTAAGATATATCATTTAAAAGTTAAAGATCTAGGAGAAAATACTTTTTTACTTATAGATATTTTACAAAAAGATGTAAATAATACGTTATTAGAAAATACATTAAAGGAATGTGAACAAAATGCAAGTGTTACTGTTGAAGAACCTAATTTAGGAAAATTTGTTCTTGATAAAACTACTAAATCTTTACATTCTAAATTAAAATGGTTAAGTGAAAAAGAAGAAATAGATGTGTATTTAAATATTAATGAGGACAATCGTATTAATACTTTAAAAAAGGTAGGGGCATTTTTTATTACTCTTGAAAAAGTTTTTAAAGATAAAAAAAATTGGGATAATAAATTAAAGACTTATGCTGCAGAACATTTAGCTGATTTAGCAACAGAATTAAGAAAAAATTCTAAGTCATTATTTAAATTTTTAAAAGTATGGAAATGGTATTTTATAGCAAAAATGAAACTAGTATCTTTAGCAGTTGAAACTGATGGAGAAATTGTTGCTACTTTTGATGATAGAAAATTATTTTTAGGTCATAAGATAATAGTAAAAGCAAATGCTAATAGTAATGAAATTAGTTCTGCTACTGTTGAAAATTTTAATATAGAAGATTATAAAAAGATAGAAGTTAATGAAAGTAAAACTGAAATCAAAGAAGATAATAAAGAAGAATAA
- a CDS encoding YMGG-like glycine zipper-containing protein gives MKKISLVILVLAGILVGCTHTEKTATGGALAGAAVGAMLGNDVRGTAVGAAIGGALGAGAGELTKNK, from the coding sequence ATGAAAAAAATATCATTAGTTATTTTAGTACTAGCTGGAATTCTAGTAGGATGTACACATACAGAAAAAACTGCAACAGGAGGTGCCCTAGCTGGAGCTGCTGTAGGAGCTATGCTTGGTAACGATGTTAGAGGTACTGCTGTAGGAGCTGCTATTGGTGGAGCACTTGGAGCTGGTGCTGGAGAATTAACAAAAAATAAATAG
- a CDS encoding ABC transporter substrate-binding protein has translation MKKKILFLLMIFSAFFIISCNKEAEKKEIKDTIVIAQGADAKSLDPHASNDSPSTKIRMQIFDPLLKLDADANPQPCLAESWEREDETSIIFHIRKGVKFHNGDEMKASDVKFSIDRALASPEFHEVLGGITKVEVLDDYTVKLTTEKPMAAILNNLSHDCIVVLSEKYVKENGDKIGQNPMGTGPYKFVSWESGDKVVLEAFPDYWRGEAPVKNVIFRNVVEETNRTIGLETGEIDIIYDVGSMDKNKIKEDGRFNLIEAPQARVEYLGFNVKKKPYDNPKVREAISYALDQKPIIDTVYLGAAEPATSIIGPKILYSVEVEKFTQDIEKAKELLKEAGYPDGFKAKLWTSDNPARRDMAIIIQDQLKQIGIDVTIETLEWGAYLDGTGRGDQEMYLLGWTTVTRDPDYGIAELTSTETQGNAGNRSFYSNPKLDKLLKAGKIEMDPEKRRAIYKEAQEIIRKDIPMYMILYPTQAVATQKNIKGFKLGTMNSYEIYEVSIEN, from the coding sequence ATGAAAAAAAAGATTTTATTTTTACTGATGATTTTTTCAGCTTTCTTTATAATTTCGTGTAATAAAGAAGCAGAAAAAAAAGAAATAAAAGATACTATTGTTATTGCACAAGGTGCAGATGCAAAATCTTTGGATCCTCATGCTTCTAATGACAGTCCTTCAACTAAAATTAGAATGCAAATATTTGATCCATTATTAAAACTTGATGCAGATGCTAATCCTCAACCTTGTTTAGCTGAATCTTGGGAAAGAGAAGATGAAACTTCTATAATTTTCCATATAAGAAAGGGAGTAAAGTTTCATAATGGAGATGAAATGAAAGCTTCAGATGTAAAATTTTCTATAGATAGAGCTTTAGCTTCTCCAGAATTTCATGAAGTTCTTGGTGGAATAACTAAAGTAGAAGTTTTAGATGATTATACTGTAAAATTAACAACAGAAAAACCTATGGCTGCTATTTTAAATAACTTATCTCATGATTGTATAGTAGTTTTAAGTGAAAAATATGTTAAAGAAAATGGAGATAAAATAGGACAAAATCCTATGGGAACAGGACCATATAAATTTGTTTCATGGGAAAGTGGAGATAAAGTAGTTTTAGAAGCTTTTCCTGATTATTGGAGAGGAGAAGCTCCTGTAAAAAATGTAATATTTAGAAATGTAGTTGAAGAAACAAATAGAACTATAGGGCTTGAAACAGGAGAAATTGATATAATATATGATGTTGGTTCAATGGACAAAAATAAAATTAAAGAAGATGGTAGATTTAACCTTATAGAAGCACCACAAGCTAGAGTAGAATATCTAGGATTTAATGTTAAGAAAAAACCATATGATAATCCAAAAGTGAGAGAAGCAATTTCTTATGCTTTAGATCAAAAACCTATAATAGATACTGTATATCTTGGAGCAGCAGAACCCGCAACATCTATAATAGGTCCAAAAATATTGTATAGTGTTGAAGTTGAAAAATTTACTCAAGATATAGAAAAAGCAAAAGAATTATTAAAAGAAGCAGGTTATCCAGATGGATTTAAAGCCAAACTTTGGACTAGTGATAATCCAGCAAGAAGAGATATGGCAATTATTATTCAAGATCAATTAAAACAAATAGGAATAGATGTTACTATAGAAACTCTTGAATGGGGAGCTTACTTAGATGGAACAGGTAGAGGAGATCAAGAAATGTACCTACTTGGTTGGACTACAGTAACAAGAGATCCAGACTATGGTATTGCTGAGTTAACAAGTACAGAAACTCAAGGAAATGCAGGAAATAGAAGTTTTTATTCAAATCCAAAGTTAGATAAGTTATTAAAAGCTGGAAAAATTGAAATGGATCCTGAAAAAAGAAGAGCAATCTATAAAGAAGCTCAAGAAATAATAAGAAAAGATATTCCTATGTATATGATATTATATCCAACTCAAGCGGTTGCGACTCAAAAGAATATAAAAGGATTTAAATTAGGAACTATGAATTCATATGAAATTTATGAAGTTTCTATAGAAAATTAA
- a CDS encoding LptM family lipoprotein, with amino-acid sequence MKKMFRYVLLVFVFFMLVACGKPDSQKAFEKNFKQTITDVSKKMKDGNEVSKMLAGILEKGSYKVNKVNEEKNMAELDVTIKSADFVKYMTEYLVALKPLFDSNMGEEAFQKKSLEYFENLTKKELDYTETDVIVHMEKVDGEWKVINTEDVLTAIFGGLTDAAADFN; translated from the coding sequence ATGAAAAAAATGTTTCGTTATGTTCTGTTGGTTTTTGTATTTTTTATGTTAGTTGCTTGTGGGAAACCTGATTCACAAAAAGCTTTTGAGAAAAATTTTAAGCAAACTATAACAGATGTGAGCAAGAAAATGAAAGATGGAAATGAAGTTTCTAAAATGTTAGCTGGAATTTTAGAAAAAGGTTCTTACAAAGTTAATAAAGTTAATGAAGAAAAAAATATGGCTGAACTTGATGTGACAATAAAATCTGCAGATTTTGTTAAATATATGACAGAGTATTTAGTGGCATTAAAACCTTTATTTGATTCTAATATGGGTGAAGAAGCTTTCCAAAAAAAATCTTTAGAATATTTTGAAAATTTGACAAAAAAAGAATTAGATTATACAGAAACTGATGTGATAGTACATATGGAAAAAGTGGATGGAGAATGGAAAGTAATCAATACTGAGGATGTTTTAACTGCTATATTTGGTGGTTTAACAGATGCAGCAGCAGACTTTAATTAA
- a CDS encoding subtype B tannase gives MKKFKFLMLFCLFGSMAFAAPKTTKAIKNEYDLKFNPNKYVSKETEVNGKKVKYRAYENIVYVKNPVDKEYQNMNIYIPEEYFNNSSIGNYNSSNAPIFLPNTVGGYMPGKADKVGVGRDGKANSLSYALSKGYVVAAPGARGRTLKDKNGAYTGKAPAAIVDLKAAVRYLYFNDEVMPGDANKIISNGTSAGGALSALLGASGNSQDYLPYLTELGAADTRDDIYAVSAYCPITNLENADSAYEWMYNGVNTYSRMEFTRNTSAQEYNDRSLTRTTVQGSLTEDEIKISNRLKNMFPAYLNSLKLKDDKGTPLTLDKNGNGTFKSYLSLIIKNSANKALAEGKDISEFKKAFTMENGQVVAVDLDVYTHIGDRMKSPPAFDSLDASSGENNLFGDKKTDNKNFTKFSFDIANKEAIEYYQKGKFNDKSIKIVIPKMADKTIIKMMNPMNYIESAPTKYWRIRHGAIDKDTSLAIPAILAIKLKNSEKVVDFAAPWGQGHGGDYDLDELFNWIDTVVNK, from the coding sequence ATGAAAAAATTTAAATTTTTAATGCTATTCTGTTTATTTGGCTCTATGGCTTTTGCAGCTCCTAAAACTACAAAAGCTATAAAAAATGAATATGATTTAAAATTCAATCCAAATAAATATGTTTCAAAGGAAACTGAGGTTAACGGAAAAAAAGTAAAGTACCGTGCTTATGAAAATATTGTTTATGTAAAAAATCCTGTGGATAAAGAATATCAAAATATGAATATCTATATTCCTGAAGAATACTTTAATAATTCTTCTATAGGAAATTATAATAGCTCTAATGCTCCTATCTTTTTACCTAATACTGTTGGAGGATACATGCCAGGTAAAGCAGATAAAGTAGGAGTTGGTAGAGATGGAAAAGCTAACTCTCTTAGTTATGCACTATCAAAAGGTTATGTAGTTGCAGCACCTGGTGCAAGAGGTAGAACTCTAAAAGATAAGAATGGAGCTTATACAGGAAAAGCTCCTGCTGCAATAGTTGACTTAAAGGCAGCAGTTAGATATCTTTATTTTAATGATGAAGTTATGCCAGGAGATGCTAATAAGATAATTTCAAATGGAACTAGTGCTGGTGGAGCTTTATCAGCTCTTTTAGGAGCGAGTGGAAACTCTCAAGACTACCTTCCTTACCTAACAGAGCTTGGAGCAGCTGATACAAGAGATGATATTTATGCTGTATCTGCTTACTGTCCTATTACAAACTTAGAAAATGCTGACTCTGCTTATGAATGGATGTACAATGGAGTTAACACATATTCAAGAATGGAATTCACAAGAAATACATCTGCCCAAGAATATAATGATAGAAGCTTAACTCGTACAACTGTTCAAGGTAGTTTAACAGAAGATGAAATAAAAATATCTAATAGATTGAAAAATATGTTTCCTGCTTATTTAAATAGTTTAAAATTAAAAGATGATAAAGGAACTCCATTGACTCTTGATAAAAATGGTAATGGTACTTTTAAATCGTATCTTTCTCTTATAATAAAAAATTCTGCTAATAAGGCTTTGGCGGAAGGAAAGGATATCAGTGAATTCAAAAAAGCTTTCACTATGGAAAATGGTCAGGTTGTCGCAGTTGACTTAGATGTTTATACTCATATTGGTGATAGAATGAAATCTCCACCTGCTTTTGATAGTTTAGATGCAAGCTCTGGAGAAAATAATCTGTTTGGTGATAAGAAAACTGACAATAAAAACTTCACTAAATTTTCTTTTGATATAGCTAATAAAGAAGCCATTGAATACTATCAAAAAGGTAAATTTAACGATAAAAGTATTAAAATTGTAATTCCTAAAATGGCAGATAAAACTATAATAAAAATGATGAATCCTATGAATTATATTGAGAGTGCTCCAACTAAATATTGGAGAATAAGACATGGAGCAATAGATAAGGATACTTCTCTTGCTATCCCTGCAATACTAGCTATAAAATTAAAAAATTCTGAAAAAGTTGTAGACTTTGCTGCTCCTTGGGGACAAGGACATGGTGGAGATTATGATTTAGACGAATTATTTAATTGGATTGACACTGTTGTAAATAAATAA
- the typA gene encoding translational GTPase TypA produces MKIKNIAIIAHVDHGKTTLVDCLLRQGGVFKTHELEKVEERVMDSDDIERERGITIFSKNASARYKDYKINIVDTPGHADFGGEVQRIMKMVDSVLLLVDAFEGPMPQTKYVLKKALEQGHRPIVVVNKVDKPNARPEDVLYMVYDLFIELNANEYQLEFPVVYASGKAGFARKELTDENTDMQPLFETILEHVQDPDGDATKPTQFLITNIAYDNYVGKLAVGRIHNGTLKRNQDVMLIKRDGKQVKGKVSVLYGYEGLKRVEIEEAEAGDIVCVAGIDDIDIGETLADINDPVALPLIDIDEPTLAMTFMVNDSPFVGKEGKFVTSRHIWDRLQKEIQTNVSMRVEATDSPDSFIVKGRGELQLSILLENMRREGFEVQVSKPRVLFKEKDGKRLEPIELALIDVDDSFTGTVIEKMGVRKAEMVSMVPGQDGYTRLEFKVPARGLIGFRNEFLTDTKGTGILNHSFFDYEEYKGDIPTRNKGVLIATEPGVTVPYALNNLQDRGTLFLDPGIPVYEGMIVGEHNRENDLVVNVCKTKKLTNMRAAGSDDAVKLATPRKFTLEQALDYIAEDELVEVTPTNIRLRKKILKEGDRRKNWSALNNK; encoded by the coding sequence ATGAAAATTAAAAACATAGCAATTATTGCTCACGTTGACCACGGTAAAACAACTCTTGTCGATTGTCTATTGAGACAAGGAGGAGTTTTTAAAACTCATGAACTTGAAAAAGTTGAAGAAAGAGTTATGGACTCAGATGATATTGAAAGAGAAAGAGGAATTACTATCTTCTCTAAAAATGCCTCTGCTAGATATAAAGACTATAAAATAAATATAGTTGACACACCAGGCCATGCTGACTTTGGTGGAGAAGTACAAAGAATTATGAAAATGGTTGATTCTGTTCTTTTACTTGTAGATGCTTTTGAAGGTCCTATGCCTCAAACAAAATATGTTTTGAAAAAAGCTTTAGAACAAGGACATAGACCAATAGTTGTAGTAAACAAAGTTGATAAACCTAATGCAAGACCAGAAGATGTTCTATATATGGTTTATGATTTATTTATAGAATTAAATGCTAATGAATATCAACTTGAATTTCCAGTAGTTTATGCTTCAGGAAAAGCAGGTTTTGCTAGAAAAGAATTGACTGATGAAAATACTGATATGCAACCATTATTTGAAACAATACTTGAACATGTTCAAGATCCTGATGGAGATGCAACAAAACCAACTCAATTTTTAATAACAAATATTGCTTATGACAACTATGTTGGAAAATTAGCAGTTGGAAGAATACACAATGGTACTTTAAAAAGAAATCAAGATGTAATGTTAATAAAAAGAGATGGAAAACAAGTTAAAGGTAAAGTCTCTGTTCTATATGGTTATGAAGGATTAAAAAGAGTTGAAATAGAAGAAGCTGAAGCTGGGGATATAGTTTGCGTTGCTGGTATTGATGATATAGATATTGGTGAAACATTAGCAGATATAAATGATCCTGTTGCTTTACCTTTAATTGATATTGACGAACCAACACTTGCAATGACATTTATGGTAAACGATTCTCCATTTGTTGGAAAAGAAGGAAAATTTGTAACTTCTAGACATATTTGGGATAGATTACAAAAAGAAATTCAAACAAATGTTAGTATGAGAGTAGAAGCAACTGATTCTCCTGACTCATTCATAGTTAAAGGAAGAGGAGAACTTCAACTTTCTATATTACTTGAAAATATGAGAAGAGAAGGTTTTGAAGTACAAGTTTCTAAACCAAGAGTTTTATTTAAAGAAAAAGATGGAAAGAGATTAGAACCTATCGAGCTTGCTTTAATTGATGTAGATGACAGCTTTACAGGAACTGTAATTGAAAAGATGGGAGTTAGAAAAGCTGAAATGGTTTCTATGGTTCCAGGACAAGATGGATATACAAGACTTGAATTCAAAGTACCTGCAAGAGGACTTATAGGATTTAGAAATGAATTTTTAACTGATACTAAAGGTACAGGAATTTTAAACCATTCTTTCTTTGATTATGAAGAATACAAAGGGGATATTCCTACAAGAAATAAGGGAGTTTTAATAGCTACTGAACCAGGAGTTACTGTTCCTTATGCTTTAAATAACTTACAAGATAGAGGGACTCTATTCTTAGATCCAGGTATTCCTGTTTATGAAGGAATGATAGTTGGAGAACACAACAGAGAAAATGACTTAGTTGTAAATGTTTGTAAGACTAAAAAATTAACAAATATGAGAGCTGCTGGTTCTGATGATGCAGTTAAACTTGCAACACCTAGAAAATTTACTCTAGAACAAGCTCTTGACTACATTGCTGAAGATGAACTTGTAGAAGTTACTCCAACAAATATTAGATTAAGAAAGAAAATCTTAAAAGAAGGAGACAGAAGAAAAAACTGGTCTGCTTTAAATAATAAATAG
- the truB gene encoding tRNA pseudouridine(55) synthase TruB, producing the protein MEGIILVNKPKGISSFDVIRKLKKILKTKKIGHTGTLDPLATGLMLICVGKATKLASDLEAKNKVYLADFEIGYATDTYDIEGKRIAENLIDVSKDNLELSLKKFIGDIKQVPPMYSAIKIDGNKLYHLARKGIEIERPERDVTIEYIKLLDFKDNKAKIETKVSKGCYIRSLIYDIGLDLGTYATMTELQRINVGEYSLNNSYTLEQMEEMSQNNDFSFLNSVEEVFSYEKYNLETEKEFTLFKNGNTVKIKDNLENKKYRVYYQDEFLGLANIENNNLLKGYKYY; encoded by the coding sequence TTGGAAGGAATAATACTTGTAAATAAACCCAAAGGAATAAGCTCCTTTGATGTTATAAGAAAGCTTAAAAAGATTTTAAAAACTAAAAAAATAGGTCATACAGGAACTCTTGACCCTTTAGCGACAGGACTTATGCTTATCTGTGTTGGAAAAGCTACTAAACTTGCTTCTGATTTAGAAGCTAAAAATAAAGTTTATTTAGCTGATTTTGAAATAGGTTATGCAACTGATACCTATGATATTGAAGGAAAAAGAATTGCTGAAAATCTTATAGATGTTTCAAAAGATAATTTAGAATTATCTTTAAAAAAATTTATAGGAGATATAAAGCAAGTTCCTCCAATGTACTCTGCTATAAAAATTGATGGAAACAAACTCTATCATTTAGCAAGAAAAGGTATTGAGATAGAGAGACCTGAAAGAGATGTAACTATTGAATACATTAAACTTTTAGATTTTAAAGATAATAAAGCTAAAATTGAAACAAAGGTTTCTAAGGGTTGCTATATAAGAAGCTTAATCTATGATATAGGTTTAGATTTAGGAACTTATGCCACTATGACAGAACTTCAAAGAATAAATGTTGGAGAATATTCTTTAAATAATTCGTATACACTGGAACAGATGGAAGAAATGTCTCAAAATAATGATTTTAGTTTCTTAAACTCTGTTGAGGAAGTTTTTTCTTATGAGAAATATAATTTAGAAACTGAGAAAGAATTTACTTTATTTAAAAATGGTAACACTGTAAAAATAAAGGATAATTTAGAAAATAAAAAATATAGAGTATATTATCAAGATGAATTCTTAGGTTTGGCAAATATAGAAAATAATAATTTATTAAAAGGATATAAATATTATTAA